In Paenibacillus sonchi, a single genomic region encodes these proteins:
- the mfd gene encoding transcription-repair coupling factor, whose product MLQGIIEAFSKDPDFQSVTRGVAAGMKEQLISGLSGSARQIMLAALHEETGRPLLVVTHNMFSAQKMAEDLQEALSPDRVLLYPANELVAAEAAVSSPETLAQRIDVLTKCAQGFRGVVVVPYSGVRRLLPSPHVMAGAELTISQDGTLVLDDFLMSMIEMGYERVERVENRGELSVRGGIIDFFPMTSPLAYRVELFDDEVDSIRTFDSQDQRSIDKVRSVKITPAKEIIADQMRLDSASTEAAAMLERQLEKMTDRQAKLRLREEMGRELEMLREGTYFPEIYKYISLLYPERTHLYDYMAQDTLLVLDEPARLLETAKQLERDESEWNLHLLQNGKTLPDLQLSVESDAVMYQRPFQSLFMSIFLRQVPHIQPQNILGFISRGMQDFHGQMNVLKSEMERWHKSGVKVIMLANGEERIERVRRVLYDYGIEEPTILQGNLGSGFELPSIHLAVITEGEMFSQKQRKARKVSKGIDNAERIKSYTELKIGDYVVHQNHGIGKYMGIGTLEVSGIHRDYMHILYAGGDKLSVPIDQIDLIQKYVGSEDKEPKVYKLGGNEWTRVTSKVRSSVQDIADDLIKLYAERQSALGYGFEKDTQEQREFEEMFPYEETRDQLRAIEEIKKDMEQNRPMDRLLCGDVGYGKTEVAIRAAFKSAIEGKQVAVLVPTTILAQQHYETFRERFANYPLNIQVLSRFRSRKEQNETIKGVRQGTVDVVIGTHRLLSQDMVFKDLGLLIVDEEQRFGVTHKEKLKKLKTNVDVLTLTATPIPRTLHMSMLGVRDLSVIETPPENRFPVQTYVVEHSQTLIREAVERELARGGQVYYLYNRVQGIQEMAAQISMLVPEARVGIGHGQMSESELEKTILDFLDGEYDVLVSTSIIETGVDIPNVNTLIVHDADKMGLSQLYQLRGRVGRSNRIAYAYFTYQRDKVLTEVAEKRLQSIKEFTELGSGFKIAMRDLSIRGAGNLLGAEQHGFIASVGFDLYSQMLAEEIRKRKVSVLGEEDTSLKQGNTVIDLSIDAYLPSEYIYDSIQKIEIYKKVAAVATLEDAAELEDELLDRFGELPEAVVNLLSVARLKVYGKLYGMESMVRRGDEVSLNFHEGSTGAFDTAKLAKVGNSFERRVQFDRDAKATIRVKSKNLEDKELLDLLEQFLAAAKQSLKSKGELHNVIK is encoded by the coding sequence TTGTTACAAGGTATTATAGAAGCATTTTCCAAAGATCCCGATTTTCAGTCCGTTACCCGCGGTGTTGCTGCAGGCATGAAGGAGCAGCTCATCTCGGGCTTGTCCGGTTCGGCCAGGCAAATTATGCTGGCGGCGCTTCATGAAGAAACGGGGCGTCCGCTGCTTGTAGTGACTCATAATATGTTCTCAGCCCAGAAGATGGCCGAGGATTTACAGGAAGCGCTTTCTCCGGACCGCGTGCTGCTCTATCCCGCCAACGAGCTGGTAGCCGCTGAAGCGGCGGTCTCCAGCCCTGAGACACTGGCTCAGCGGATTGATGTGCTGACCAAGTGCGCCCAAGGCTTCCGTGGCGTAGTCGTAGTTCCCTACTCCGGCGTCCGCCGCCTGCTTCCTTCCCCGCATGTGATGGCTGGGGCTGAACTGACCATTTCGCAGGATGGAACACTCGTGCTTGATGATTTCCTGATGTCCATGATCGAAATGGGCTACGAACGGGTTGAACGGGTAGAGAATCGCGGCGAACTCAGCGTCCGGGGCGGTATTATTGATTTCTTCCCCATGACTTCTCCCCTGGCCTACCGGGTGGAGCTGTTTGATGATGAGGTGGACTCGATCCGTACCTTTGATTCGCAGGACCAGCGCTCCATCGACAAGGTGCGCAGCGTGAAGATCACACCTGCCAAAGAAATTATTGCCGATCAGATGCGCCTGGATTCTGCTTCTACAGAAGCAGCGGCAATGCTGGAACGCCAGCTCGAGAAAATGACCGACCGCCAAGCCAAGCTGCGCTTGCGCGAGGAAATGGGCCGGGAGCTGGAAATGCTCCGCGAGGGCACTTATTTTCCGGAAATCTATAAATATATCAGCCTTCTATATCCTGAACGTACCCATCTGTACGATTACATGGCCCAGGATACGCTTCTGGTGCTCGATGAACCGGCCCGGCTGCTGGAAACAGCGAAGCAGCTTGAGCGGGATGAGTCGGAATGGAACCTGCATCTGCTGCAGAACGGAAAAACACTGCCTGACCTGCAGCTTTCTGTAGAGAGTGATGCCGTTATGTACCAGCGGCCGTTTCAGAGCCTGTTCATGTCGATTTTCCTGCGCCAGGTTCCGCATATCCAGCCGCAGAATATTCTGGGCTTCATCAGCCGGGGCATGCAGGACTTCCACGGTCAGATGAATGTGCTGAAATCGGAGATGGAGCGCTGGCACAAATCAGGCGTAAAGGTCATTATGCTGGCCAACGGCGAAGAACGGATAGAGCGGGTCCGCAGGGTTCTGTATGATTACGGGATTGAGGAACCTACGATCCTGCAAGGAAATCTGGGCTCCGGATTTGAACTGCCCTCCATACATCTTGCGGTCATTACTGAAGGGGAAATGTTCTCCCAGAAGCAGCGCAAGGCACGCAAGGTATCCAAAGGCATCGATAATGCTGAACGGATCAAAAGCTACACTGAGCTGAAGATCGGTGATTATGTCGTTCACCAGAATCACGGGATCGGCAAATATATGGGGATCGGGACGCTGGAGGTCAGCGGAATCCACCGTGATTATATGCATATTCTGTATGCCGGAGGAGATAAGCTCTCCGTACCCATCGACCAGATTGATCTGATTCAAAAATATGTAGGCTCGGAAGACAAGGAGCCGAAGGTTTATAAGCTTGGCGGCAACGAATGGACAAGGGTCACCAGCAAGGTACGTTCATCCGTGCAGGATATCGCCGACGATCTGATCAAGCTCTATGCCGAGCGCCAGAGCGCACTGGGCTATGGTTTTGAGAAGGATACCCAGGAGCAGCGGGAATTCGAAGAGATGTTCCCCTATGAAGAGACGCGCGATCAGCTGCGGGCGATTGAGGAAATCAAAAAGGACATGGAGCAGAACCGGCCGATGGACCGCCTGCTGTGCGGTGACGTTGGTTACGGCAAGACTGAGGTGGCGATCCGTGCCGCTTTTAAATCGGCGATAGAAGGCAAACAGGTTGCGGTGCTGGTGCCAACGACCATTCTGGCCCAGCAGCACTATGAGACCTTCCGCGAGCGTTTTGCCAACTATCCGCTTAACATCCAGGTACTCAGCAGATTCCGCAGCCGCAAGGAGCAGAACGAGACGATTAAAGGGGTTCGCCAAGGCACAGTAGATGTGGTTATCGGCACACACCGGCTGCTGTCGCAGGATATGGTCTTTAAGGATCTGGGACTTCTGATCGTGGATGAGGAGCAGCGTTTTGGTGTCACCCATAAGGAGAAACTTAAGAAACTGAAGACAAATGTCGATGTGCTGACGCTTACGGCTACGCCTATTCCCCGTACCCTGCATATGTCAATGCTCGGTGTGCGGGACTTGTCCGTTATTGAGACGCCGCCGGAGAACCGTTTTCCCGTGCAGACGTATGTGGTGGAACACAGCCAGACGCTCATCCGGGAGGCCGTGGAACGCGAACTGGCCCGGGGTGGACAGGTCTATTATCTCTATAACCGTGTCCAGGGAATCCAGGAAATGGCCGCGCAGATCTCCATGCTCGTTCCGGAAGCACGGGTCGGCATCGGCCATGGCCAAATGTCGGAGTCAGAGCTGGAGAAGACCATCCTTGACTTTCTGGACGGGGAGTACGACGTGCTGGTCAGCACGAGCATCATCGAGACCGGGGTGGATATTCCTAACGTGAATACTCTAATTGTCCATGATGCCGACAAAATGGGGTTGTCCCAGCTGTACCAGCTGCGTGGACGGGTAGGCCGCTCCAACCGGATTGCCTATGCCTACTTTACGTACCAGCGCGACAAGGTGCTAACTGAGGTAGCCGAGAAGCGCTTGCAGTCGATTAAGGAATTCACAGAGCTGGGTTCAGGCTTCAAAATCGCCATGCGCGACCTTTCCATTCGCGGAGCGGGCAATCTGCTTGGCGCCGAACAGCATGGGTTCATTGCCTCTGTCGGGTTCGACCTCTATTCGCAAATGCTTGCGGAAGAAATCCGCAAACGCAAAGTCAGTGTGCTCGGCGAGGAAGACACTTCCCTTAAGCAAGGGAATACGGTCATTGATTTGTCGATTGATGCTTATCTGCCATCCGAATATATTTACGACAGCATTCAAAAAATTGAGATTTATAAGAAGGTTGCCGCTGTGGCTACGCTTGAGGATGCCGCTGAGCTGGAAGATGAACTGCTGGACCGCTTCGGGGAGCTGCCTGAAGCCGTAGTCAATCTGCTGTCCGTTGCCCGCCTGAAAGTGTACGGCAAGCTTTACGGCATGGAATCGATGGTCCGGCGGGGCGATGAAGTTTCGCTCAACTTCCACGAAGGCAGCACTGGTGCTTTTGATACGGCGAAGCTTGCTAAAGTTGGAAATAGCTTTGAAAGACGTGTACAATTTGATAGGGACGCCAAAGCAACCATCCGCGTGAAATCGAAGAACCTGGAGGATAAGGAGCTGCTTGACTTGCTGGAACAGTTCCTGGCGGCGGCCAAACAGTCTCTAAAATCGAAGGGAGAACTACACAATGTCATTAAATAA
- a CDS encoding peptidylprolyl isomerase: protein MSLNKTKSWKVLLVSLAAAVSFSMLAACSSNNNTSNGAKDNSKAVATYKGGTITETEFDMDTRVMKLLSPQQAQYLEIDAFKESILKQEVAFEYLAGKATDAAKKEAEKEADEQVKAIKTGLGDTYDSTLKQANLTEDDIRSYMLRVLTVYQDMLLKVKDDQVKTEFEKTKGDFTVATLRHVLIGLTDAAGKERTDADALKLAKEVKAKLDGGADFAATAKEYSDDTGSKENGGQIKDKALGGYVEEFKQAAQTLPLNTVSDPVKTTFGYHIIKVESRTETTFDKLTAEQKETIKGSLASQGLESFLEKDLESLDVKINLPKSSAAAGESGTSKGGTEPTTAPSAEAPAATAAPK from the coding sequence ATGTCATTAAATAAAACAAAATCCTGGAAAGTGCTGCTCGTTTCACTGGCGGCGGCCGTTTCCTTCTCCATGCTGGCAGCCTGCAGCAGCAACAACAACACCAGCAATGGTGCTAAGGACAACAGCAAAGCGGTAGCCACCTACAAGGGCGGCACCATTACCGAAACAGAATTTGATATGGATACACGGGTCATGAAGCTCCTGTCACCGCAGCAGGCGCAGTACCTGGAAATCGATGCTTTCAAGGAGTCCATCCTGAAGCAGGAGGTCGCTTTTGAATATCTTGCCGGCAAAGCGACGGATGCCGCGAAGAAGGAAGCCGAGAAGGAAGCGGATGAACAAGTGAAAGCCATCAAAACTGGCCTTGGCGACACTTACGATAGTACCCTTAAGCAAGCCAATTTGACTGAAGATGATATCCGTTCGTATATGCTGCGTGTGCTTACCGTATATCAGGATATGCTGCTTAAAGTAAAAGACGACCAGGTAAAAACTGAGTTTGAAAAAACTAAAGGCGACTTCACCGTAGCTACGCTCCGCCATGTGCTGATTGGCCTGACAGATGCTGCAGGCAAGGAACGCACAGATGCAGACGCATTGAAGCTGGCAAAGGAAGTCAAGGCGAAGCTGGATGGCGGGGCGGATTTTGCGGCAACGGCAAAAGAATACTCCGATGATACCGGCTCCAAGGAGAACGGCGGCCAAATTAAGGACAAGGCGCTGGGCGGCTATGTGGAGGAATTTAAGCAGGCAGCCCAGACCCTGCCGCTGAACACGGTCAGCGATCCGGTCAAAACAACCTTTGGTTATCACATTATAAAAGTGGAATCCCGCACAGAGACAACCTTCGACAAGCTGACCGCTGAGCAGAAGGAAACCATTAAGGGATCACTCGCATCCCAGGGGTTGGAGTCCTTCCTCGAAAAGGATCTGGAGTCGCTTGATGTTAAAATCAATCTGCCGAAGAGCTCTGCGGCTGCTGGTGAATCAGGAACATCCAAAGGCGGAACTGAGCCTACAACCGCACCAAGCGCTGAAGCTCCGGCTGCTACGGCAGCACCCAAATAA
- the spoVT gene encoding stage V sporulation protein T produces MKATGIVRRIDDLGRVVIPKEIRRTLRIREGDPLEIFVDRDGEVILKKYSPIGELGDFAKEYAESLFEGTGHITMITDRDSFIALAGGSKKDYLEKQVGPLLEKVMENRKTVLETNAGSYDIGKDHPETVSSYVAAPIISGGDPIGCVVLLSKDDSVKMAQMEVKMAETAAAFLGKQMEQ; encoded by the coding sequence ATGAAAGCTACTGGAATTGTACGACGTATTGATGACCTCGGACGAGTTGTTATCCCCAAAGAAATCCGGCGCACTTTGCGTATCCGTGAAGGTGATCCACTGGAAATCTTCGTCGACCGTGACGGTGAAGTCATACTGAAAAAGTACTCCCCGATTGGCGAGCTGGGCGATTTTGCCAAGGAATATGCGGAGTCTCTTTTTGAAGGAACAGGCCATATTACCATGATCACCGACAGAGACAGCTTCATTGCTCTGGCCGGGGGCTCCAAAAAGGATTATCTGGAGAAGCAGGTGGGTCCACTTCTTGAGAAAGTCATGGAAAACCGCAAGACGGTGCTTGAGACGAATGCGGGCAGCTACGACATCGGTAAAGACCATCCGGAAACCGTGTCCTCCTATGTGGCTGCTCCCATTATTTCGGGTGGGGACCCCATCGGCTGTGTGGTCTTGCTGAGCAAGGATGATTCGGTAAAAATGGCGCAGATGGAAGTGAAAATGGCCGAGACGGCCGCAGCATTCCTGGGCAAACAAATGGAGCAGTAA
- a CDS encoding polysaccharide biosynthesis protein gives MKLKSQGSKLLQGAFILSAAAILSKLIGTLQKIPLQNLGGDAVFGIYNTVYPLYTMLVTVAMLGLPSAVSKFVAEASAGRAEQEGRRILKLSAVLTASSGVLIGILVYAGAPLISVWVGNSHVTPALRSSAWGLAVVPLMAALRGYFQGLHNMVPTAVSQVAEQTVRVAVMIALLLYLTSIHADAAGIAAGALLGSAGGGVTGLLIMLLYLRQHRRRQPEPELAAASETAGGISWTKEQRQLAPENRRERIRIGQLLAYGLPVMLGALAVPLIGLVDVFTVPRLLSSGGSEAAAMAQFGIYNRGLPLVQIVTMLATSLSVVFIPALAEAKYRGDLGLIQTRCSLSLRWFWLLGLAASAGLAVLAEPVNIALYGDASGSSTMIWLAFTAAGGTVSIISAALLQGLGAVRAPALHLLAAALLKAALNLLLVPQQGITGAAIASVAAHGFAAALNVLLLYRQGHLRLRLADALLRPALLLAGLALAAAAVSCAAGAAADAAGLGGSRTAALAQSLLGVLAGCAVFAIGAVALRLLSESELRQLPGFGPSLADKLKKLRLLP, from the coding sequence ATGAAACTTAAGTCGCAAGGCTCCAAGCTGCTGCAGGGAGCATTCATTCTTAGTGCTGCAGCCATCCTTTCCAAGCTGATTGGCACCCTGCAGAAAATCCCGCTGCAGAATCTGGGCGGAGATGCCGTATTCGGCATCTATAACACCGTATATCCGCTGTATACGATGCTGGTAACCGTGGCAATGCTGGGACTGCCGTCCGCCGTTTCGAAATTCGTGGCGGAGGCCTCTGCGGGAAGAGCGGAGCAGGAGGGACGGCGGATTCTGAAGCTCTCCGCTGTTCTGACCGCTTCCAGCGGCGTCCTGATCGGAATTCTTGTCTATGCGGGCGCACCCCTGATATCGGTATGGGTTGGCAATTCGCATGTTACCCCTGCGCTGCGCAGCAGTGCGTGGGGGCTGGCCGTTGTTCCGCTTATGGCTGCGCTGCGCGGTTATTTTCAAGGCTTGCATAACATGGTCCCTACTGCCGTTTCCCAGGTTGCCGAGCAGACCGTGCGTGTGGCGGTTATGATTGCTCTGCTGCTCTATCTGACCTCTATCCATGCAGATGCGGCAGGCATTGCCGCCGGCGCGCTGCTGGGGTCAGCCGGCGGCGGTGTGACAGGTTTGCTGATTATGCTGCTGTATCTGCGGCAGCACCGCCGCCGCCAGCCGGAGCCTGAGCTTGCGGCTGCCTCAGAGACAGCAGGGGGAATATCATGGACGAAAGAGCAAAGACAGCTTGCCCCGGAGAACCGGAGAGAACGTATACGGATCGGACAGCTGCTGGCATACGGGCTTCCCGTCATGCTGGGGGCTTTGGCCGTGCCGCTCATCGGACTGGTGGATGTGTTCACGGTGCCCCGCCTGCTGTCCTCCGGCGGGAGTGAGGCGGCAGCGATGGCGCAGTTCGGGATCTATAACCGCGGCCTGCCGCTCGTACAGATCGTCACGATGCTCGCAACTTCGCTGTCCGTTGTCTTTATCCCGGCACTCGCCGAAGCCAAGTACCGGGGCGACCTTGGGCTGATCCAGACCCGCTGCAGCCTGTCGCTGCGCTGGTTCTGGCTGCTGGGCCTGGCCGCCTCCGCAGGCCTGGCTGTGCTTGCTGAGCCGGTCAACATCGCGCTCTACGGCGACGCCTCCGGCAGCAGCACGATGATCTGGCTGGCCTTCACCGCCGCTGGCGGCACGGTCAGCATCATCTCGGCCGCGCTGCTGCAGGGCCTCGGCGCCGTGCGCGCGCCGGCGCTGCACCTTCTGGCCGCCGCGCTGCTCAAGGCGGCCCTAAACCTGCTGCTGGTCCCGCAGCAGGGCATTACCGGCGCGGCCATCGCCAGCGTGGCCGCGCACGGGTTCGCAGCAGCGCTGAACGTGCTGCTGCTGTACCGCCAGGGCCATCTGCGGCTGCGCCTCGCAGATGCCCTGCTGCGGCCCGCGCTGCTGCTGGCGGGCCTGGCGCTGGCCGCCGCCGCCGTGAGCTGCGCTGCCGGCGCTGCGGCGGATGCCGCGGGCCTTGGCGGCAGCCGCACTGCGGCCCTGGCGCAGAGCCTGCTCGGCGTGCTCGCAGGCTGCGCCGTCTTCGCCATTGGCGCGGTTGCCCTGCGCCTGCTCAGCGAAAGCGAACTTCGCCAGCTGCCGGGCTTCGGCCCATCGCTTGCGGACAAGCTGAAAAAGCTTCGGCTGCTTCCCTGA
- a CDS encoding HU family DNA-binding protein: MNKTDLVNNISEKSGLAKKDVETVLNGVLGEITDALAQGDKVQLIGFGTFETRKRSGRSGRNPQTGTPIEIPESTVPAFKAGNKLKEAVN; this comes from the coding sequence ATGAACAAGACAGATTTGGTTAACAACATTTCCGAAAAAAGCGGATTGGCAAAAAAAGATGTGGAAACCGTATTGAACGGAGTGCTGGGTGAAATTACCGATGCATTGGCACAAGGCGACAAAGTGCAGCTTATCGGCTTCGGCACTTTTGAAACCCGCAAACGTTCCGGCCGCTCGGGCCGCAACCCGCAAACGGGCACACCGATCGAAATTCCTGAATCCACTGTACCGGCCTTCAAGGCTGGGAACAAGCTCAAAGAAGCCGTTAACTAA
- a CDS encoding RNA-binding S4 domain-containing protein has product MRLDKFLKVSRLIKRRTVAKDVSEQGRVLINGRESKPSSTVKIGDEITVQFGQKLVTVKVEKLVETTRKDEAAGMYTLLREEPVAKTSGLDW; this is encoded by the coding sequence ATGCGTCTTGATAAATTCCTGAAGGTTTCCCGTTTGATCAAGCGCCGCACAGTGGCCAAGGATGTGTCCGAACAAGGCCGGGTACTTATCAACGGGCGGGAATCGAAGCCGAGCAGCACGGTAAAGATCGGTGACGAGATTACCGTACAATTCGGTCAAAAGCTTGTAACGGTCAAAGTGGAAAAGCTGGTCGAGACGACCCGCAAGGACGAAGCTGCAGGCATGTATACACTGCTCCGCGAAGAGCCTGTTGCCAAAACAAGCGGCCTGGACTGGTAG
- the yabP gene encoding sporulation protein YabP, translating into MIEPAKVNKQHDLHMHSRKQLELTGVQNVESFDSEEFLLRTELGHLTIRGNHLHIKNLSLENGLLSLEGNVHSLIYLDPGAQGKNKGILGKLFK; encoded by the coding sequence ATGATCGAGCCAGCAAAGGTCAATAAACAGCACGATTTGCACATGCACAGCCGCAAGCAGCTTGAACTTACCGGTGTGCAGAATGTGGAAAGCTTCGACAGCGAAGAGTTTTTGCTCCGTACGGAACTTGGCCATCTCACCATCCGCGGGAATCATTTACATATCAAGAACTTAAGTCTGGAGAATGGCCTATTGTCCCTGGAAGGCAATGTGCATTCCCTGATTTATCTGGATCCCGGCGCGCAAGGCAAAAATAAGGGAATACTCGGCAAGCTATTCAAATGA
- the yabQ gene encoding spore cortex biosynthesis protein YabQ: MNPAVQWVTLFYMMLAGTAMGLAYDSYRVLSLKLSFPKWLNALLDLLYWLWAALLVFRMLYAGNQGQLRFYVFVGLFLGVWIYFLIFSVTVRRFVVMLIQSVQYTCRLLWRVIEVLIGVPLRWLWRLLRGIFRLLGRILLFILKLLLRLTKPIWVFPVRWISPHASRLYHSAWITGFMAWIHTKRKH; the protein is encoded by the coding sequence ATGAATCCCGCAGTTCAGTGGGTGACCCTGTTCTATATGATGCTGGCCGGTACAGCCATGGGACTGGCCTATGACAGCTACCGGGTGCTGTCGCTGAAATTGAGCTTTCCCAAGTGGTTGAATGCGCTGCTGGATTTGCTGTACTGGCTCTGGGCAGCGCTGCTGGTCTTCCGCATGCTTTATGCCGGAAATCAGGGACAATTGAGGTTTTATGTCTTTGTAGGGCTGTTTCTAGGCGTATGGATCTATTTTTTGATCTTCAGTGTTACGGTGCGGAGATTTGTGGTAATGTTAATTCAGTCGGTTCAGTATACGTGCAGATTGCTGTGGAGAGTTATAGAAGTGCTGATTGGTGTTCCACTCCGCTGGTTATGGCGCCTCTTGAGAGGCATATTCCGGCTGCTGGGCCGTATCCTTCTATTTATTCTTAAGCTGCTGCTGCGTCTAACGAAGCCGATTTGGGTATTTCCTGTAAGATGGATCTCGCCTCATGCTTCCCGGCTCTATCACAGCGCCTGGATCACGGGATTCATGGCATGGATACACACCAAACGGAAACACTGA
- a CDS encoding FtsB family cell division protein, which translates to MNRFSAEEKESNHKASAAGAKRRRVIWTLVVAVFFGWAGYIFFAQSAVIADKSERLAQKQESHETVTTSLNQLKYEVSRLKDDEYIGQLARKWYNMYPPGETPIRTEQSGE; encoded by the coding sequence ATGAACAGATTCTCTGCGGAAGAGAAGGAGAGTAACCACAAAGCTTCGGCCGCAGGTGCGAAGAGAAGAAGAGTCATATGGACACTCGTCGTCGCGGTGTTTTTCGGCTGGGCCGGTTATATTTTCTTTGCCCAGAGTGCGGTGATTGCGGATAAGAGTGAACGGCTCGCCCAGAAACAGGAAAGCCATGAGACCGTTACGACTTCCCTGAATCAACTGAAATATGAAGTCTCCCGCCTGAAAGATGATGAGTATATCGGACAATTAGCCCGCAAATGGTACAATATGTATCCGCCAGGCGAAACACCTATTCGTACGGAGCAATCAGGGGAATAA
- a CDS encoding S1 domain-containing RNA-binding protein — protein MAIEVGTKLEGKVTGITHFGAFVDLSGGVTGLVHISEIADNYVKDVNDHLKIADVVTVKVINVDKDGKIGLSIKQAVDKPASEVRPPRAPRPERPSGGDRFGGGGGSGGGGGGYNRERGGRPFKPAAGKPSFEDKMSRFLKDSEERISSIKKNTEGKRGGRGAKRV, from the coding sequence ATGGCAATTGAAGTGGGCACCAAGTTAGAGGGCAAGGTGACAGGCATCACGCATTTCGGAGCATTTGTGGATCTGTCAGGAGGTGTCACAGGTCTCGTTCACATCTCGGAAATCGCCGATAACTACGTCAAGGATGTTAACGATCATTTGAAGATTGCTGATGTGGTAACCGTCAAAGTGATTAATGTTGACAAGGACGGCAAGATCGGACTTTCCATCAAGCAGGCCGTAGATAAGCCGGCATCGGAAGTACGTCCCCCCAGAGCTCCAAGACCTGAACGTCCAAGCGGTGGAGACCGTTTCGGCGGCGGTGGCGGCAGTGGTGGAGGCGGCGGTGGTTACAATCGTGAACGGGGAGGGCGTCCATTCAAGCCTGCAGCCGGTAAACCTTCATTCGAGGATAAAATGTCACGCTTCCTGAAAGACAGCGAAGAACGGATATCTTCGATCAAGAAGAACACAGAAGGAAAGCGCGGAGGCCGTGGAGCCAAGCGCGTATAA